A window of the Serratia sarumanii genome harbors these coding sequences:
- a CDS encoding ATP-binding protein, with the protein MSIFNFKDEDALGSVTSVDTTNVIVDVENIDQLKRLQVNHLAVLQSSRPGQHLIGLITQVTRKRGIEDIINNGVNDKNSELNLCRIALIGTMLDRDGTKENVFRRTLESVPEIDANCFSLEGENLTSFMRILSNVSADGNALTLGKYTLDEQAVAYLNGNKFFQRHAFIGGSTGSGKSWTTAKIIEQMSGLTTANAIVFDLHGEYAPLVGKGIQHFKVAGPADVEVKRTISDGILYLPYWLLSYEALVSMFVDRSDQNAPNQAMIMAREINLAKQKYLEDIGQQDILKHFTIDSPVPFELSSLMKRLNEINVEMVPGAKPGTEKQGDFFGKLARMISRLENKIYDRRLGFMFNGGNDILDFCWLDSFANAVLGSAEENGKAGIKIIDFSEVPSDVLPLIVSLVARVTFSIQQWTPSTLRHPIALLCDEAHLYMPQRNMADSADDISLDIFERIAKEGRKYGVSLVVISQRPSEVNKTMLSQCSNFVSMRLTNSEDQGVIKRLLPDSLGGFSDILPTLDTGEALVVGDASLLPSRIRIDEPKNKPNSGTVNFWDEWQKPVKEHRLSVALENWRKQSIQ; encoded by the coding sequence ATGTCTATTTTCAATTTTAAAGATGAAGACGCACTTGGAAGTGTTACTTCCGTTGATACGACAAATGTTATCGTAGATGTGGAAAATATTGATCAGCTGAAAAGATTGCAAGTTAACCATCTCGCAGTTCTCCAAAGTAGTCGGCCAGGGCAACACCTCATCGGCCTTATAACACAGGTGACGCGTAAGCGAGGTATCGAAGATATTATTAATAATGGTGTCAATGATAAAAATTCCGAACTAAATTTATGTCGTATCGCTTTGATTGGTACGATGTTGGATCGTGATGGTACGAAGGAAAACGTATTCCGTCGTACTCTTGAAAGTGTTCCAGAAATAGATGCTAATTGTTTCTCACTGGAGGGAGAAAATCTAACGAGTTTCATGCGTATTCTGTCTAACGTATCTGCAGACGGAAATGCCCTAACACTTGGTAAATATACGCTTGACGAACAGGCTGTTGCTTATCTCAATGGAAATAAATTTTTCCAACGGCATGCATTCATCGGAGGCAGTACAGGTTCCGGCAAGTCTTGGACGACAGCTAAAATTATTGAACAGATGTCTGGTCTTACGACGGCAAATGCAATTGTATTTGATCTTCATGGTGAGTATGCTCCTTTAGTTGGCAAGGGAATTCAGCATTTTAAGGTTGCTGGTCCGGCTGATGTTGAGGTAAAAAGAACTATTAGTGATGGAATCCTTTACTTGCCATATTGGTTGCTTTCGTATGAAGCGCTTGTATCAATGTTTGTTGACCGCAGTGACCAGAATGCACCTAACCAAGCCATGATTATGGCTAGAGAAATCAACCTAGCGAAGCAAAAATATTTAGAAGATATTGGACAGCAAGACATTTTGAAACATTTCACCATAGACAGCCCAGTTCCGTTCGAGCTTAGTAGTCTCATGAAACGTTTGAATGAAATTAATGTTGAAATGGTTCCTGGTGCTAAGCCTGGTACGGAAAAACAAGGTGATTTCTTCGGTAAACTTGCTCGCATGATTTCCCGCCTAGAAAATAAAATCTACGATAGGCGTTTAGGTTTCATGTTTAATGGTGGTAATGATATTCTGGATTTCTGCTGGCTTGACAGTTTTGCTAATGCCGTACTCGGTAGTGCTGAGGAGAATGGCAAGGCTGGAATAAAAATTATAGATTTTTCAGAAGTTCCATCGGATGTTTTGCCATTGATTGTTTCTCTGGTCGCTCGTGTCACCTTTTCAATTCAGCAATGGACTCCATCAACGTTGCGTCATCCAATTGCTCTCCTATGCGATGAAGCCCATCTATACATGCCCCAGCGCAATATGGCAGATTCAGCGGATGACATTTCCCTAGATATTTTTGAGCGAATTGCAAAAGAAGGGCGTAAATATGGGGTTAGCCTTGTGGTAATAAGCCAGAGACCTTCAGAAGTGAATAAGACAATGCTTAGCCAATGTAGCAATTTCGTATCCATGAGGTTGACCAACTCTGAAGATCAAGGGGTTATTAAGAGATTACTACCAGATAGTCTTGGGGGATTTAGCGATATACTTCCTACTTTAGATACCGGTGAGGCTTTGGTTGTTGGCGATGCTAGCTTGCTTCCTAGTAGGATTAGGATTGATGAACCGAAAAACAAGCCAAATAGCGGTACGGTTAATTTTTGGGATGAATGGCAAAAGCCAGTCAAGGAGCACCGTTTATCAGTTGCCCTTGAAAATTGGCGTAAGCAAAGCATTCAATGA
- a CDS encoding serine hydrolase domain-containing protein produces MKSKVFNRSLLAGMVISLCSSLLAPAALAACAGTELSVCPAPFDAQLPDTHKMLTWSQSDRVIGFRNDYRNYAGDVFHHGNAVPLLAAAKPLTDASYRVNGKIYSLQDYLQRQNVSGMLVLKDGKIAWKYLGQGNTDSTLWTSRSVGKSVVATLVGVAIKQGKIRSLDDLITQYEPDLKGTAWDGVTLRQLITHTSGVAWNEDYTNPKSDFAQLTECEARPGTYACVRKLVAGLHRAHPAGQNWSYSSGGAWLLGDVLERATGMPLAAYLQQSIWQPYGMASDGVWHAYAKGQHDVGAHGFNATLEDWGRFGEFILHNGTLPNGKQILPADWVAQSSNWTRAAGSVSAAHPNGIYGYQWWNNEVPVNATNVEPAPQASLKHSLWALGIFGQMIMVNQAENLVIVQWSTWPQAEPSFSAQPLEASLMFSAIAKGLRQSW; encoded by the coding sequence ATGAAAAGCAAAGTGTTTAACCGCAGCCTGCTGGCGGGCATGGTCATCAGTCTCTGCAGCAGTCTGTTGGCACCCGCCGCGCTGGCCGCCTGTGCGGGTACCGAACTCAGCGTCTGTCCCGCGCCTTTCGATGCGCAATTGCCTGACACGCACAAGATGCTCACCTGGAGCCAGAGCGACCGGGTGATCGGTTTTCGTAACGACTACCGCAACTATGCGGGGGATGTGTTTCACCACGGCAACGCCGTGCCGCTGCTGGCCGCCGCTAAACCGTTAACCGACGCCAGCTATCGGGTGAATGGCAAAATCTACAGCCTGCAGGATTACCTGCAGCGCCAGAACGTCAGCGGTATGCTGGTATTGAAAGACGGCAAAATCGCCTGGAAATATCTGGGGCAGGGTAATACCGACTCTACCCTGTGGACGTCGCGCTCGGTGGGCAAATCCGTGGTCGCCACGCTGGTGGGCGTGGCGATTAAACAGGGCAAGATCCGCTCGCTCGACGATCTCATCACGCAATACGAACCCGATCTGAAAGGCACCGCGTGGGACGGCGTGACCCTCAGGCAGCTGATCACCCACACCTCCGGCGTGGCGTGGAATGAGGATTACACCAACCCGAAATCGGACTTCGCGCAGCTGACCGAGTGTGAAGCCAGGCCCGGCACCTACGCCTGCGTGCGCAAGCTGGTGGCCGGTTTGCACCGCGCGCATCCGGCCGGGCAGAACTGGTCTTACTCCTCCGGCGGCGCGTGGCTGCTGGGCGACGTATTGGAACGCGCCACCGGCATGCCGCTGGCGGCCTATCTGCAGCAAAGCATCTGGCAGCCGTACGGCATGGCGAGCGACGGCGTGTGGCATGCTTACGCCAAAGGCCAGCACGACGTGGGCGCGCACGGCTTTAACGCCACGCTGGAAGACTGGGGGCGCTTCGGCGAATTTATTCTGCATAACGGGACGTTGCCGAACGGCAAACAGATCTTGCCGGCTGATTGGGTAGCCCAGTCGTCCAACTGGACTCGGGCGGCGGGTTCGGTATCAGCAGCGCATCCTAACGGCATCTACGGCTACCAGTGGTGGAACAACGAAGTGCCGGTGAATGCGACTAATGTAGAACCCGCTCCGCAGGCCTCCCTGAAACATTCCCTGTGGGCGCTGGGGATCTTCGGCCAGATGATTATGGTGAATCAGGCTGAGAATCTGGTGATCGTCCAGTGGTCTACCTGGCCGCAGGCGGAGCCGTCCTTCAGCGCGCAACCGCTGGAGGCATCGCTGATGTTTAGCGCGATAGCGAAGGGACTGCGTCAAAGCTGGTAA
- a CDS encoding DUF4236 domain-containing protein: MSLRFRQTFTLFPGVRLNIGKRGISASIGVPGATVNVGQKGIRATVGLPGSGLSYTTPTFSYGTKHSVTHPLNPSATETHLEMPETTPGNVPSNAKIYMPHAGMNEISSASVEVLTSASLLPLRDLLAKAREQRAEVKADLQEAIAEESKQKSELARRKSSLFRLFYKRRIAELEIKLPQTQAEISRLVSWEDSTKIAITFESSDASQRTYDAMVRAFDVLKSSVKKWDITADKAVDQFAERTLATRSVNRHPVTFDFSSTDLIQFTGRAMRFENANGDDILLYPGVAVIPRADGAFALIDLRELQISAEPRGFHEEDGVPNDASIAGHTWAKTNKNGSPDRRFKDNYQIPICIYGNITFHSQTGVTEEYMVSNADAAQAFAEAVKRYQLSLTETESLVRV; this comes from the coding sequence ATGTCTCTTCGTTTCAGACAAACCTTTACTCTTTTCCCCGGCGTTCGCCTCAATATTGGTAAGCGTGGAATCAGCGCGAGCATCGGTGTACCGGGCGCGACAGTCAATGTTGGGCAAAAAGGGATTAGAGCAACCGTAGGACTACCGGGTTCTGGTTTATCGTATACAACACCTACTTTTTCCTACGGCACTAAGCACTCAGTTACCCATCCACTGAATCCGTCTGCTACAGAAACTCATCTTGAAATGCCGGAGACAACGCCAGGTAACGTTCCATCAAATGCCAAAATTTATATGCCTCATGCTGGCATGAATGAAATTTCCAGCGCTTCTGTTGAAGTTCTGACAAGCGCATCTCTTTTACCTTTGCGAGACCTGCTCGCCAAAGCACGTGAGCAAAGAGCTGAGGTAAAAGCTGATTTACAAGAGGCCATTGCTGAAGAGTCAAAACAAAAAAGCGAATTGGCTCGACGTAAATCAAGCCTATTCCGCTTGTTCTACAAGCGTCGTATAGCAGAACTTGAGATCAAACTTCCCCAAACCCAAGCAGAAATATCTCGCCTCGTATCTTGGGAAGACAGTACAAAAATCGCTATCACTTTCGAAAGCAGCGATGCCTCACAGAGAACTTATGACGCAATGGTTCGTGCATTCGACGTGTTAAAATCGAGCGTCAAAAAATGGGATATTACTGCTGATAAAGCTGTAGACCAGTTTGCCGAAAGGACGTTAGCCACACGCTCTGTTAATCGTCATCCGGTTACCTTCGATTTTAGTTCAACCGATCTCATTCAGTTTACAGGACGAGCGATGCGGTTTGAAAATGCCAATGGTGACGATATTTTGCTTTATCCCGGTGTTGCAGTCATACCGCGAGCTGATGGGGCATTTGCTCTAATTGACTTACGAGAATTACAAATTAGTGCAGAACCTCGCGGATTCCATGAAGAGGATGGCGTTCCAAATGATGCCAGTATAGCTGGGCATACATGGGCTAAAACGAACAAGAATGGCTCACCAGACCGCAGATTCAAAGACAACTATCAAATCCCTATTTGTATTTATGGGAATATTACTTTCCACTCTCAAACGGGTGTAACTGAAGAATATATGGTCTCGAATGCCGATGCCGCCCAAGCCTTTGCAGAGGCAGTGAAACGCTATCAGCTCTCGCTCACTGAAACTGAGTCGCTAGTTAGAGTGTAA
- a CDS encoding LysR family transcriptional regulator, with protein MPSLIYSFAQLEAFTAVAEHGSLAKAALKLGKDRTTLRDLIDFLEDGLGYALFLREGRSLHLTPEGEQLQRQAHLLMRQVKAFEAFAKDVPKSAAQEISLVYDPFTPRALLQALIATMAQRDTRLSLINASREEAERLLANDQADLGICQARHRSVGDTMEWRALGAIEMDFYAAKTLFPGAEQPLSLLDLSLTPQVIMHPDSDEPVARRLQISGHTIFTNELEMLRALLEQGCGWGFLPTHMYAERWKNVNTLRTEVGSQGISQTMVTIWKPGNDRRVLIDETLALLPGLWREIGEMKSRC; from the coding sequence GTGCCGAGCCTGATTTATTCCTTTGCCCAACTGGAAGCCTTCACCGCCGTGGCCGAGCACGGCAGCCTGGCGAAAGCCGCGCTCAAACTGGGCAAAGACCGCACGACGCTGCGCGATTTGATTGATTTTCTCGAGGATGGCTTGGGCTATGCGCTGTTCCTGCGCGAGGGGCGCAGCCTGCACCTGACGCCAGAGGGCGAACAGCTGCAGCGCCAGGCGCACCTGCTGATGCGGCAGGTGAAAGCGTTTGAGGCATTTGCCAAAGACGTGCCGAAGAGCGCGGCGCAGGAAATCTCGCTGGTCTACGATCCCTTTACCCCCCGCGCGCTGCTGCAGGCGCTGATTGCTACCATGGCCCAACGCGACACGCGCCTGAGCCTGATTAACGCCTCGCGCGAAGAAGCGGAAAGGCTGCTGGCAAACGACCAGGCCGATCTGGGCATCTGCCAGGCGCGCCACCGCAGCGTGGGCGACACCATGGAGTGGCGCGCCTTAGGGGCGATAGAGATGGATTTTTACGCCGCCAAAACGCTTTTCCCTGGCGCGGAACAGCCGCTTTCGCTACTGGATCTCTCGCTCACGCCGCAGGTGATCATGCACCCGGATTCTGACGAACCGGTGGCGCGGCGCCTGCAAATTTCAGGGCACACTATCTTCACCAACGAACTGGAGATGCTGCGCGCCCTGCTTGAACAGGGCTGCGGCTGGGGATTCCTGCCGACGCACATGTATGCCGAACGGTGGAAAAACGTCAACACGCTGCGCACCGAAGTGGGCAGCCAGGGGATCAGCCAAACCATGGTGACCATCTGGAAACCGGGCAATGACCGGCGGGTGCTGATTGATGAGACGTTGGCGCTGTTGCCGGGGTTGTGGCGGGAGATTGGGGAAATGAAAAGTCGCTGTTAG
- a CDS encoding SIR2 family protein, translating to MTEFNYQKQAQDFYGKAPVIILGSGASAAYGMSGMSGLAKHLVAETDLTGLSKDEIIAWEHFCQVLQDGVDLESALHKVVVSEILTARIIKSTWGLINFEDINIFNLSLQNNAMFPLSRLLEHMFKSSLRVINIVTTNYDRLAEYACEQGRIHHFTGFTYGFFRQLATPSEISVSRRVNIWKVHGSVDWFQSPVKDTIALSNIHDVPESHEPQIVTPGTQKYQKTHLEPFRSIIKNADEAINSACSYLCVGYGFNDEHIQPKLIAKCLRNKVPITIITYTLSDAAKKLIIESNAQNYLAIERGDTDDQSIIYSSLAKAPVTVEKNLWSLEGYLSLIM from the coding sequence ATGACCGAATTCAACTATCAGAAACAAGCACAAGATTTTTACGGCAAAGCTCCCGTTATTATATTAGGCAGTGGTGCTTCAGCTGCATACGGAATGTCTGGAATGTCAGGGCTTGCAAAGCATTTGGTTGCTGAAACTGATCTTACTGGTTTGTCTAAGGACGAAATTATTGCTTGGGAACACTTTTGTCAAGTATTACAGGATGGAGTAGACCTAGAATCTGCATTGCATAAAGTTGTTGTTTCTGAAATTCTCACCGCTAGAATTATTAAATCGACATGGGGGCTCATTAATTTTGAAGATATTAATATTTTCAATTTAAGTCTACAGAATAATGCAATGTTTCCACTGAGTCGCTTACTTGAACATATGTTCAAAAGTAGTCTTAGAGTAATAAATATAGTAACAACAAATTATGATCGTTTGGCTGAATATGCCTGTGAGCAAGGGCGAATTCATCATTTTACTGGGTTTACATATGGTTTTTTTCGTCAGTTGGCTACACCAAGTGAAATAAGTGTTAGTCGTCGAGTTAATATTTGGAAAGTACATGGTTCTGTCGACTGGTTTCAGTCACCAGTAAAAGATACTATTGCTTTGTCAAATATTCATGATGTTCCAGAGAGTCACGAGCCGCAAATAGTTACACCCGGTACGCAAAAATATCAAAAAACTCACTTAGAGCCATTTCGTTCCATCATCAAAAATGCGGATGAAGCCATAAATTCTGCCTGTTCGTATTTGTGTGTCGGTTACGGATTTAATGACGAGCATATTCAACCAAAACTAATAGCGAAATGCCTTAGAAATAAAGTTCCCATAACTATTATTACCTATACCCTTTCTGATGCTGCAAAAAAACTAATTATCGAAAGTAATGCGCAAAATTACCTTGCAATAGAGCGAGGAGATACCGATGATCAATCTATAATCTACTCTTCTTTGGCTAAGGCACCTGTGACTGTTGAAAAGAACCTCTGGAGCCTTGAAGGTTATCTGTCACTAATCATGTAG
- a CDS encoding restriction endonuclease: MNKIKPTWQLFENLVCRILEVNFFRVNKNNLRGSEGFDLLADFENQSWAIEVKYYRTARAQPSLIDVAANRIANNGVAAGVEKGMLVVSCVLSPELREALENRFSITFLDQADLRALCGPHPELAEELDALLEVNLNETLTPSLYRKDNRLIIRDIGLLESGRFEQRDSKGTKLCNELQSIKKGKASWSQYERKCEEILKYLFHNDLQGWHSQKRTDDGLNRYDYICRVRPITEFWKFVIEHLDSRYVLFEFKNYSGKIKQGQILTTEKYLLEKGLRRMAIIMTRSGAEENAVVMTQGAMREHGKLMLILNDEKVCEMLKMKERGDDPTDCLFEIADNFLLTLPR, from the coding sequence ATGAATAAAATTAAACCAACTTGGCAGCTATTCGAAAATCTTGTATGTCGTATCCTGGAGGTCAACTTTTTTAGGGTAAATAAGAATAACCTCAGAGGAAGCGAAGGATTTGACTTGCTTGCAGATTTTGAAAATCAAAGCTGGGCTATTGAAGTTAAATACTATCGTACAGCACGTGCTCAACCATCACTTATTGATGTGGCTGCGAATCGTATAGCGAATAATGGTGTGGCCGCAGGGGTTGAAAAGGGAATGTTGGTTGTCTCTTGTGTTCTCTCTCCTGAATTACGAGAGGCCCTTGAAAATAGATTTAGTATTACTTTTTTGGATCAAGCGGACTTAAGGGCACTGTGTGGTCCACATCCTGAACTCGCGGAGGAATTGGATGCATTGTTGGAAGTCAATCTAAATGAGACTCTGACACCTTCCCTTTACCGTAAAGATAATAGGTTAATAATTAGAGACATTGGGCTTCTAGAAAGTGGGCGATTTGAGCAGCGAGATAGTAAAGGGACGAAACTTTGCAATGAGCTACAGAGTATAAAAAAAGGAAAAGCATCTTGGAGTCAGTATGAACGAAAATGTGAGGAGATTCTCAAGTATTTATTCCATAACGATCTTCAAGGTTGGCACTCACAAAAAAGAACTGACGATGGTTTAAACCGTTATGACTATATTTGTCGAGTGAGGCCAATTACTGAATTTTGGAAGTTTGTTATTGAGCATCTTGATAGCCGTTATGTGCTTTTCGAGTTCAAAAATTATTCAGGTAAAATAAAGCAAGGTCAGATACTCACTACTGAGAAATATCTTTTGGAAAAAGGCCTCAGACGTATGGCAATTATTATGACAAGGAGTGGCGCTGAGGAAAATGCAGTGGTAATGACTCAAGGAGCCATGCGAGAACACGGAAAACTAATGCTCATCCTCAACGATGAAAAAGTATGTGAGATGCTTAAAATGAAGGAGCGTGGTGACGATCCAACCGATTGTTTATTTGAAATTGCGGATAACTTTTTGCTGACACTTCCCAGATAA
- the lptF gene encoding LPS export ABC transporter permease LptF, whose translation MSLIERYITVEIRRLVMMIAGFLIFMFASYSAQRYLTDAANGTLALRVVADVVFYKSLIALEMILPVALYVSVAVALSQLYSDAEITAMLAAGASPLRLYKAVLILAVPLAIAVTLLSLYGRPWAYANIYQLQQESQSVLDVSHLQADKFNVSGNGRMILANHVDKTANHLTDALIYVRGGHHTNLYRAQSVEVLDASPASPAVRLKTGTAYVLDRQGTDDNGQNYDNFDIALKPFVPSAESRHKSASPAELARSADPGDAAELQWRESRGLTTVLMVLLAIPFSRIKPRQGRYAALLPLTVLFTAIFYGGNICRTLVANGSLPTIPGVWLVPLAMAAGIALLLARDLSLLRKPSR comes from the coding sequence ATGTCTTTGATCGAACGCTACATCACGGTTGAGATCCGCCGCCTGGTGATGATGATCGCCGGGTTTCTGATCTTCATGTTCGCCAGCTACTCCGCCCAGCGCTACCTGACCGACGCCGCCAACGGCACGCTGGCGCTGCGGGTGGTGGCCGACGTGGTGTTCTATAAATCGCTGATCGCGCTGGAGATGATATTGCCCGTCGCACTGTATGTCTCGGTGGCGGTGGCGCTGAGCCAGCTGTACAGCGATGCGGAGATCACCGCCATGCTGGCCGCCGGCGCCAGCCCGCTGCGGCTGTACAAGGCGGTGCTGATACTGGCAGTGCCGCTGGCGATAGCGGTCACGCTGCTGTCGCTGTATGGCAGGCCCTGGGCGTACGCCAATATTTATCAGCTGCAGCAAGAGTCGCAGTCGGTGCTGGACGTGAGCCACCTGCAGGCCGACAAATTCAACGTTAGCGGCAACGGCCGCATGATCCTCGCCAACCACGTCGACAAAACGGCCAACCACCTAACGGATGCCCTGATTTATGTGCGCGGCGGCCATCATACCAACCTGTACCGCGCGCAGTCGGTGGAGGTGCTCGACGCCTCCCCCGCCAGCCCCGCCGTGCGGCTGAAAACCGGCACCGCCTATGTGCTGGATCGCCAGGGCACCGACGACAACGGGCAGAATTACGACAACTTCGACATCGCGCTCAAGCCGTTCGTGCCCAGCGCCGAGAGCCGACACAAATCGGCCTCGCCGGCGGAGCTGGCGCGCTCCGCCGATCCGGGCGACGCCGCCGAACTGCAATGGCGCGAAAGCCGCGGGCTGACCACCGTGCTGATGGTGCTGTTGGCGATCCCCTTTAGCCGCATCAAGCCGCGGCAGGGGCGCTACGCCGCGCTGCTGCCCCTGACGGTGCTGTTTACCGCGATTTTCTATGGCGGCAACATTTGCCGCACGCTGGTGGCCAACGGCTCTCTGCCGACGATCCCCGGCGTTTGGCTGGTGCCGCTGGCGATGGCTGCCGGCATCGCCCTGCTGCTGGCGCGCGACTTATCCCTGCTGCGGAAACCCTCCCGATGA
- a CDS encoding YtfJ family protein, giving the protein MTLRRLLIFTLLLSPLAASAHNFVQGRPVAPIAIADRGELLLRNGDFSYRPWNSAKLVGKVRVIQYIAGRTSAKKKNSLLINAVKDANLPGDRFQPTTIVNTDDAIPGSGFFVRGKIEKNKRNYPWAQFIVDSDGLGRMAWRLPEESSTIVVLDQAGRVQWAKDGALTPQEVDQVIALLRALIAQETP; this is encoded by the coding sequence ATGACGTTGCGTCGCTTGCTGATCTTCACGCTGCTGCTGTCGCCGCTGGCGGCATCCGCGCATAACTTCGTGCAGGGCCGGCCGGTGGCGCCGATCGCCATCGCCGATCGCGGCGAACTGCTGCTGCGCAACGGCGATTTCAGCTACCGGCCATGGAACAGCGCAAAACTGGTGGGCAAGGTGCGGGTGATCCAATACATCGCCGGGCGCACCTCCGCCAAGAAGAAGAACTCGCTGCTGATCAACGCCGTCAAGGACGCGAACCTGCCGGGCGATCGCTTCCAGCCCACCACCATCGTCAACACCGACGACGCGATACCGGGCTCCGGCTTTTTCGTGCGCGGCAAGATCGAGAAAAACAAGCGGAATTACCCCTGGGCGCAGTTCATCGTCGACAGCGACGGGCTGGGGCGCATGGCCTGGCGGCTGCCGGAGGAGAGCTCCACCATCGTGGTGCTGGACCAGGCCGGGCGCGTGCAGTGGGCAAAGGACGGCGCACTCACCCCGCAGGAAGTTGACCAGGTGATCGCCCTGCTGCGCGCGCTGATCGCGCAGGAGACGCCATGA
- the lptG gene encoding LPS export ABC transporter permease LptG: MTIFSRYLIRNVFIGFAAAAGLLIPLFTTFTLINELEDVTPGGYRWQQALLVTVLTLPRSLVDLGPFIALLGGIVGLGQLSKTLELTAIRAAGMSIFRIALVMLAAGLLMNLSLGALDEWAASPLQQRALQMKNNALAQSNANDVTVNPLWARRGNEFVTVKTVDENDQPHGIEIFRYQANRALESYIYADSASTAADGSWLLHNVMLKSWQGRKETIARQDSLLWRSLFAVPSLKELTLPAGSFSLQQLERYIDYLQGSGQPSTEYRLALWKKLGQPLLVLAMILLAIPFTFTAPRAPGMGSRLALGVIVGLLTYIAYQIVLNLGLLFALNAPFTALAPPLLILALALVLVYRFDRRG; encoded by the coding sequence ATGACTATTTTTAGCCGTTACCTGATCCGCAACGTGTTCATCGGCTTCGCCGCCGCGGCCGGGCTGCTCATTCCGCTGTTCACCACCTTTACGCTGATCAACGAGCTGGAGGACGTGACCCCGGGCGGCTACCGCTGGCAGCAGGCGCTGCTGGTGACCGTGCTGACCCTGCCGCGCAGCCTGGTCGATCTGGGGCCGTTTATCGCGCTGCTCGGCGGCATCGTCGGGCTGGGGCAGCTATCTAAAACCCTGGAGCTGACCGCGATCCGCGCCGCCGGGATGTCGATATTCCGCATCGCGCTGGTGATGCTCGCCGCCGGGCTGCTGATGAACCTGTCGCTCGGCGCCCTCGATGAATGGGCGGCCTCGCCGTTGCAGCAACGCGCGCTGCAGATGAAGAACAACGCCCTGGCGCAGTCGAACGCTAACGACGTCACCGTGAACCCGCTGTGGGCGCGGCGCGGCAATGAGTTTGTGACGGTCAAAACCGTCGATGAGAACGACCAGCCCCACGGCATTGAGATCTTCCGTTATCAGGCCAACCGCGCGCTGGAATCTTACATTTACGCCGACAGCGCCAGCACCGCCGCCGACGGCAGCTGGCTGCTGCACAACGTGATGCTGAAAAGCTGGCAAGGCAGAAAAGAGACGATTGCGCGGCAAGATAGCCTGCTCTGGCGCTCGCTGTTCGCCGTGCCGAGCCTGAAAGAGCTGACCCTGCCGGCGGGCAGCTTCTCGCTCCAACAGTTGGAGCGCTATATCGATTACCTGCAGGGCTCGGGGCAGCCCAGCACCGAATACCGCCTGGCGCTGTGGAAAAAACTCGGCCAGCCCCTGCTGGTGCTGGCGATGATTTTGCTGGCCATCCCGTTTACCTTCACCGCTCCACGCGCCCCCGGCATGGGCAGCCGGTTAGCGCTTGGCGTGATCGTCGGGCTGCTGACCTACATCGCTTACCAGATCGTCCTCAACCTGGGGTTGCTGTTCGCCCTCAACGCGCCCTTCACCGCCCTCGCCCCGCCGCTTTTGATCCTGGCGCTGGCGTTAGTGCTGGTTTATCGGTTTGATCGGCGGGGTTAG